In Eulemur rufifrons isolate Redbay chromosome 3, OSU_ERuf_1, whole genome shotgun sequence, a single window of DNA contains:
- the ZNF706 gene encoding zinc finger protein 706 has protein sequence MARGQQKIQSQQKNAKKQAGQKKKQGHDQKAAAKAALIYTCTVCRTQMPDPKTFKQHFESKHPKTPLPPELADVQA, from the exons ATGGCTCGTGGACAGCAGAAGATCCAGTCTCAGCAGAAAAATGCCAAAAAGCAAGCTggacaaaagaagaaacaaggaCATGACCAAAAGGCTGCTGCCAAAGCTGCCTTAATATATACCTGCACTGTCTGTAGG ACACAAATGCCAGACCCTAAGACCTTCAAGCAGCACTTTGAGAGCAAGCATCCTAAGACTCCACTTCCTCCAGAATTGGCTGATGTTCAGGCATAA